Genomic DNA from Shouchella patagoniensis:
CAACTAACCTACGACCCAGAGGTGATTTTAATTGGTGGAGCAATTAGTGTAAGACCTGATTATATACCAAGCATTTATAAGAAAATCAATCTATTGGTTGAGGCAAATCGAATGATTTCATTAAAACCTACATTGAAAAGTTGTCAGTTTGGTAATGATGCAAATTTAATTGGCGCAGTAGCACATTTTAACCAGTCTTTCCAATCTAAATCAGAGATTGCAGGGTGATTAAAAGTTTGAGAGGAGGAAAATGATGAGTCTATCTCCAGTAACGAGACTTCGCAGAAGTAAGACGCTTGCATTTTATCTATTTATCTCTCCGTGGCTAATTGGTTTTATAGCACTTGCTGCTGGACCGATGATCTATTCGTTTTATATGTCATTCACGGAATGGCAGATTATGGGGGGGGCGGAATGGGTTGGACTTGAGAATTATGAACGGATGTTTTTTCATGATCCTCTGTTTTGGACAACGCTGTGGAATACGTTCTTCTATACGTTTTTTGGTGTACCCCTTGGCCTAGCATTTGGATATTTGCTAGCTGTGTTATTAAATCAGAAAGTGAAGTTTATGGGCGTTTTTCGGACGATCTTTTATTTGCCATCTATTGTCCCAGCGGTTGCAAGCTCACTATTATGGCTGTTAATTTTTCAACCAGAGTTTGGTCTTGCGAATGCGTTGCTTGATGGATTTGGTTTACCAACTTCACGATGGCTTTTAAGTGAGTCGATGGTTAAACCCGCGTTAATTATTATGAGTTTATGGGGCGTCGGTGGAGGAATGATTATCTACTTGGCGGGCTTACAAGGAGTACCACCCAGTTTGTATGAAGCAGCTGAAATTGACGGAGCAGGAAAATGGAGTAAGTTTTGGCATATTACGATTCCCATGACTTCTCACGTGATTTTTTTCAACTTAATTATGGGTGTGATTGGCTCTTTCCAAGTATTTACGCAAGCTTATGTGATGAGCGGCGGTGGACCAAACTATGCATCGTTGTTTTATGTTCTTTATTTATATCAAAATGCATTTGAATTTTTTAATATGGGCTATGCTTCAGCACTTGCGTGGATCTTGTTTGTAATTATCTTAATCTTTACCTTGCTTCAATTTAAATTGTTTGGCAAAAAAGTTTATTACGAATACGACGATTGAGTGAGGAGGAATCCAATTTGGAACAAGAGCGCAAAGCAAATGTCCCATTAGAACCGGTTGTACCAGGGAATACAGCAAAAAGCGCTGTACCAGACTATGGAAACTATAAAAGACAGAAGAAAATGGATCGCCTCATCATCTATTTGTTGTTGGTCTTGCTGTCCATCTTGTTTATTCTGCCATTCTTGTGGATGATCGCTACGTCATTAAAAACGGAATCACAGGCTATTTCTTATCCACCAACTTTATTGCCGTCTCCCTTTGATTTTGTCAATTACCGTGATGTGTTTGAGCTTGTACCGTTCATTCAGTTTTATTGGAACACAATTATCGTAACAGGGTTAACGGTTATTGGAACGGTTATCTCCAGTGCTCTAGTAGCATATGCATTTGCACGAATTAAAGGAAGGGGCAGAAACTTTTGGTTCATCTTGCTACTCTGTACGATGATGCTACCACCACAAGTTACAATGATTCCTGTTTATCTGATTTTTACAGAACTTGGCTGGGTGAATACATTTTTGCCTTTAGTTGTTCCCGCCTTTTTAGGAAACGCTTTCTTTATTTTTTTGCTGCGACAATTCTTTCGGGCGATTCCGAAAGAATTGGAGGAATCTGCAATTATTGATGGATGTAGTTTATTCGGGATATTCTGGAGAATTGTCGTTCCGTTATCGAAGCCTGCGCTTATCACAGTAGCTATTCTATCTTTTATGGGTAGCTGGAATGATTTCTTAACTCCATTAATTTATTTAAATGACATGAGTAAGTATACGTTGGCTTTGGGGTTACAGATCTTTAATGGGCAGCAAACCATGCAGTGGGGTCCAATGATGGCGGCGAGTACGATGGTTATTTTTCCATTAATCTTATTGTTCTTTTTTGCACAAAAACATTTTATACAAGGCATTGCATTGTCAGGTATTAAAGGATAATAACAAACAAGGGAGATGGGATGATGAACAAGAAAATTGTAGGCGTGGCCTTAATCGCTATGCTTTCCGCATGTAGTGGGGATGGAGCTTCAGGCGACGGGGATGTCACACTAAGAATGCTTGCTTGGGGCAATGGTCCAGCTGAATTGCAAGGGGAAAGGGAGATATTGGACGTTTTTGAAGAAGAAAACCCTGGTATTAAGGTAGAATTAAGTAATGTCCCGTGGGAAAACTACAATGAGCGTCTTACAACAATGTCAGCTGGGCGAAATCAACCAGATGTTTTTTGGATGATAGATGCAGCAGCGATGACGAATTATGCAAACCAAGGTATGTTATTGGAACTTGATGAAATGATTGAAGAAGCAGGCATAACCGAAGATGAATATTTACCAGGCGCTTGGGATATTGGTACATGGGATGGTGAGCAGTATGCACTTCCGCGTGATTTGATTTCCCATCATATTGCATACAATAAAGATATGTTTGATGCAGCGGGGCATCCGTATCCAGAAAGTGACTGGACTTGGGATGATTTTTTAGAAGCGGCGCAAGCAACAACAATTGAAGAAAACGGACGAATTACTCAATTCGGGGTAGCTGGGATGATTTGGGAGGAGATGATTGTACAAAATGGCGGGGCTTCCTTTAGTGAAGATGGATCTACAGTTTTAATAGACAGTCCAGAGTCTGTTGAGGCGATTGAATTTATGCGTGATTTAATACATGAGTACCGTGTTGCTCCTCTTGCAACAGAAGCAGAAGGTTTAGGGAATATGTTCTTGGCAAATCGAGCGGCAATGTCTTATGGGGGACCGTGGCACTGG
This window encodes:
- a CDS encoding carbohydrate ABC transporter permease, yielding MSLSPVTRLRRSKTLAFYLFISPWLIGFIALAAGPMIYSFYMSFTEWQIMGGAEWVGLENYERMFFHDPLFWTTLWNTFFYTFFGVPLGLAFGYLLAVLLNQKVKFMGVFRTIFYLPSIVPAVASSLLWLLIFQPEFGLANALLDGFGLPTSRWLLSESMVKPALIIMSLWGVGGGMIIYLAGLQGVPPSLYEAAEIDGAGKWSKFWHITIPMTSHVIFFNLIMGVIGSFQVFTQAYVMSGGGPNYASLFYVLYLYQNAFEFFNMGYASALAWILFVIILIFTLLQFKLFGKKVYYEYDD
- a CDS encoding carbohydrate ABC transporter permease, which gives rise to MEQERKANVPLEPVVPGNTAKSAVPDYGNYKRQKKMDRLIIYLLLVLLSILFILPFLWMIATSLKTESQAISYPPTLLPSPFDFVNYRDVFELVPFIQFYWNTIIVTGLTVIGTVISSALVAYAFARIKGRGRNFWFILLLCTMMLPPQVTMIPVYLIFTELGWVNTFLPLVVPAFLGNAFFIFLLRQFFRAIPKELEESAIIDGCSLFGIFWRIVVPLSKPALITVAILSFMGSWNDFLTPLIYLNDMSKYTLALGLQIFNGQQTMQWGPMMAASTMVIFPLILLFFFAQKHFIQGIALSGIKG
- a CDS encoding ABC transporter substrate-binding protein — translated: MNKKIVGVALIAMLSACSGDGASGDGDVTLRMLAWGNGPAELQGEREILDVFEEENPGIKVELSNVPWENYNERLTTMSAGRNQPDVFWMIDAAAMTNYANQGMLLELDEMIEEAGITEDEYLPGAWDIGTWDGEQYALPRDLISHHIAYNKDMFDAAGHPYPESDWTWDDFLEAAQATTIEENGRITQFGVAGMIWEEMIVQNGGASFSEDGSTVLIDSPESVEAIEFMRDLIHEYRVAPLATEAEGLGNMFLANRAAMSYGGPWHWVQYESEGEFEWDIVEVPAGKAGNKAQLLGLPIGIGSQTEHPEEAWKLLEFLTYGKGQSIQADIVGAYPAVLREADTFTQGQYVPDNVDVVQKTMEENTVLLSMFPDKPAASSLIQPVIDQIMDEERQLDANEGLAGVADRIREEFEMK